CTGGCCGATGACGCTGCCCATGGTTTCGACCATGGCATTGATGCCCTCGCACAGCTCGGCGATGGCGCCGGTCTTGTCGCCGGCATCGATGCGCCTGCCCAGGTCGCCGGCCTGGGCGGCGGCAACCACTTCGCGGGTCTGCGCGACAGCAGCCGCCAGCGCCTGCGCATCACGCACCTGCGCGCTGATGTCGGTGGCGTACTTCACCACCTTGAACGGACGCCCGTTCATGTCGAAGATCGGGTTGTAGGACGCCTGGATCCAGATCTCGCGCCCGCCCTTGCCCAGCCGGCGGTACTGGCCGGCGTCATACTCGCCCCGGCCAAGCTTCTGCCAGAACTGCCGGTATTCGGCGCTCCGGGCGTACTCGGGTTCGGCGAACATCGAATGGTGCTGGCCGCGCACTTCCTCCAGCGCGTAGCCCGTGGTGGCCAGGAAGTTGTCGTTGGCCGACAGGATGCAGCCGTCCAGGCTGAACTCGATCACCGCCTGCGAGGTATTGATCGCGGCCAGCTGGCCGGCGAAGTCGGCCGCCTGCATCTGCTGGGCCGTGATGTCGGTGGCGAACTTGACCACTTTGACCGGCCGGCCGCTGCTGTCGAACACCGGGTTGTAGGACGCCTGGATCCATATCTCGCGGCCGCCCTTGCCCACCCGCCGGTACTGGCCGGCATCGAACTCGCCGCGACCGAGCCGCGCCCAGAACTCGCGGTAGGCGCTGCTGCGCACGTGCTCCGGGTCGACGAACATGGAATGGTGGCGCCCGCGGATCTCCTCCAGCGTGTAGCCGAGGGTCTGCAGGAAGTTGTCATTGGCCTGGAGGATGGTGCCCTCCAGGTCGAACTCGATCACCGCTTGTACCCGGTGCAGCGCAGCGACCTGCGCTTCAAGTTCGGCATGGCGCTGGGCCAGGGCGGTGCTGGCCTGCCGCGTGGCCCGCGGCGAGAAGGCGAGCGCGCCGAGCGAGCGCAGGAAAGACGTGGCTGTGGAGGCACCGGTGCGGGGGGACGCCGGCGACTGCAGGGCTGCGATGGACATCGATGTTTCCTCGGTTCCAACAAGCTCAATGGGCTACGCCGGGCGACATGCCCGGGGTAGTACGCAAGAACGCTTGGGGACTCACGAAGACCGCCGTGGTGCTGGCGTCCCTTCCGTGGGCAAAACAGATCGACTGCATTTCCGTCAGCGGCAACCGCCGGGAAAACTTTAGGGCGATATCGGCTCAGCGCCTGCGCGTGGATGTGGCCCCGGTCGCCGACGGTTTGCCGGCGAGCGCGCGGGACAGCTCCTGGGCCGGCTGCAGCCCGAACATGCGGGAATACAGCGCCGCCATCCGGCCCAGATCCCAGACCCCGAACCGCGAGCAGATGCCCGTGACCGTGTCGCCTGGCGCGGCCGAACGCAGCGCGCTGCGGATCGCATGCAGGCGCTCGACGAGATAGAACTGGTGCGGTGCCATCCCGAACAGGTCGTCGAACGCCCGGTTGAGCGAACGTTGCGAGGCCCCTACCGCGAACGGGATGTCCGAAAACGCCGCTTCGCCGCGCAGGCTGCGCTGGATGTGCTCGATGCCGCGGCGGACGATCTCCCGGCGCGGCAGCGGTGGGCGACCGCGCCGGGCGACGGCAGGTTCGCCGGCGGCCTGCAGGTGGCACTGCAGCAGCAGCGCACTGAGCTGGGCAGCGAAGGCGCGTCGCGCGGCCGCCTGCGCGAATGCCTCCGGGTCGCGGTCGTGGATGTCCAGCGCGCGCCGCACCATCCCGCCGATATCGGCGACCATGGTGGGGCTCGAGGTGATGTTGCCCGTGCGGTACAGCCGGCTCACCTCCAGTCCATCGATGTGCGCGGCCTGGTCCAGCAGCAGCTGTTCGGCCACGTCGATGCACAGGAAGCGCGCAGGCACCCGGGTGAAGCCATGCACTTCGATCCGTGGCGCCAGCCAGGAGACCTCGGCCTCGCCCACGTGCTGGCCGTCCACCTCGGTCTGGCTTCCCGGCAGCGCCAGGTAGGCCGCAAAACGCGAAGCGAGCGGTGCGCCGCGGTACACCACGGGGGCGCCGTCCATGCCGTGCAGCAGTATGACCTCGCCGAGATCGAGCAGATTCAACACCCACGCGCCATCACCCCGCCCGGTAACCCGTATATGGCTGTCAATTCCCTTGACTGAATTTGAATATGCCTCGAAGTCCGGGAAAATCAGGGAGGGCATTATTTTCTGGATCGATTTAGATAACAGGAAGTAGATCGATCAATCGATCTTCGCGCGCGCCGCACTGCGGAACCGCGCCTACTCTACGGCACGTGAACAGGCACGTGCACGGCTATTGGTCAGGGTTTATTTCATCTGATTTGGCGAACTTTACGTAGCGATCCTGAAACTGCGCCAGTAAGAATGGGCCCGCCTCGCGATGGGGTGCCTGGACGGTGGGGACTGTCCAGCACCCCGTTGCCGGGCCTGGAAAACGGTCCCGCCCGTAAACTGCGTAGTTTCTTCCCGACATAATCCCGGCACCCGCCATCCGGGGTGCCCTGGCGCGGTTCCAAGGATCCGGCCGTTGGCAGGGCGCCGCGTTTCAGACCCGCCGCAGTACCGGCTGTGCGCCCTGGCGCAGCGCCGTGGCCACCGCCGCATCCACCCGGAACGCCGCCACGGTCTGCAGCAGCTGGCTGGCCTGCTCTTCCATGCTGCGCGCCGCGGCGGAGGCCTCCTCGACCAGCGCGGCGTTCTGCTGGGTGCCCTCGTCGATCTGGTCGACCGCCCGGTTCATCTGGGTGATCCCCTCGCTCTGCTGGCGGGTGGCCGTGCTGATCTCGGTCATCAGGTGGCTGACCCGCCGCACGTTGACCACGATCTCGTCCATGGTGCGCCCGGCGCTCTCTACCTGGCTGGTGCCGGTACCGACCTTGTCCACCGAGTCGGTTATCAGCTGCTTGATCTCCTTGGCCGCGCCGGCCGAACGCTGCGACAGCGAGCGGATTTCCGCCGCGACGACCGCGAATCCCCGCCCGTGTTCGCCCGCGCGGGCCGCTTCCACCGCCGCGTTCAACGCCAGGATGTTGGTCTGGAAGGCAATGCCATCGATCACGCCGATGATGTCGACGATGCGGCGCGAGGACTCGTTGATCAGCGCCATGGTCGACACCACCTCGTGCACCACCTGCCCGCCCTGCGCCGCCACGCCCACCGCGCCACTGGCCAGTTCGCTGGCCTGGCGGGCATTGTCGGCGGTGCGCCGCACGGTATCGGCCAGGTCCTTCATGGATACCGCGGTTTCTTCCAGCGACGCGGCCTGCTGCTCGGTGCGCTGGGACAGGTCGGCGTTGCCGACCGCGATTTCGCTGGCGCCGAGGGCAATGGTGTCGGCGGCAAACTTGATCTGCCCGATGATGCCGGCCATCGCTTCGACCAGCGCGTTGATGCCGCAGCACAGTTCGGCGATGGGGCCGGTCTTGTCATCGACGGCGATGTGCCCGGTAAGGTCGCCCCCCTGCGCGGCGGCCACCACCTCGCGGGTCTGCGCCACCGCCTGCTGCAGGGCCTGGCTGTCGCGGACCTGGGCGGTGATGTCGGTGGCGTACTTGACCACCTTGAGCGGGCGGCCGTCCACGTCCAGGACGGGGTTGTAGGACGCCTGGATCCAGATGTCACGTCCGCCCTTGCCGACGCGCCGGTACTGGCCGGCGTCGTACTCGCCCCGCCCCATCTTCTCCCAGAACGCGCGGTACTCGTCGCTGCCGCGGTAGTCGGCGGCGACGAACATGGCATGGTGTTGGCCGCGCACTTCCTCCAGCGTATAGCCGGTAGTGGCCAGGAAATTCTCGTTGGCGCCGAGGATGCGGCCATCGAGGCTGAACTCGATCACCGCCTGCGACTTGTTGATGGCCGCGAGCTGGCCGGCGAAATCGGCCGCCTGCATCATCTGGGCAGTGATGTCGGTGGCGAACTTGACGACCTTGTACGGGCGCCCGTTCGGGTCCAGCACCGGGTTGTACGAGGCCTGGATCCAGATCTCGCGCCCGCCCTTGCCGAAACGGCGGTACTGGCCGGCGTCGTACTCGCCGCGGCCGAGCCGCGCCCAGAACTCGCGATACGCCGGGGTGGCGACCTGGGCCGGGTCGACGAACATGGCATGGTGCTTCCCGCGCACCTCGTCCAGCGAGTAGCCGAGCGCCTGCAGGAAGTTGGCATTGGCGGTCAGGATGGTGCCGTCGAGCGCGAACTCGATCACCGCCTGGACCCGGTGCAGCGCGGCGACCTGCGCTTCCAGCTCGGCCTGGTGCAGTGCGGCCTGCCGGGCGTCGTCGCGCAGCGCGCGGCGCGCGCTGAACAGCGCGGCGAACGGGCGCCAGCGCGATACGGGGGCGGAAGCCGTGTCCGCTGCCGACAGGGGCAACTGCATGCTTGAGCTGAACATTTCCATATCCTCGATGTCCGATCAGCTGATGGGGAGGCGACGCGGGTGCTGTGCGGCGCGGAATCACGTTGGCTTCGGGACCTGCGAAGACGTCTGCGGGGTGGGGCCGATTGCGAGGAAGGTATCGACCCTCGGCCATCAAGCTTGAGGTATCGGGCACGGTACTGGGACGTCAACCCTGAGCAGGTTCAGCCTGGGCCGCCTTCGCTGCTCTCGCCATCGAGTTCTGCGTCACCCACGTCCAGGGGGTCGGGGCCACCGTGCACGGGCGCTTCGACCTGCACGTTGTTCTTGCCCAGCGCCTTGGCCCGGTAGCACTGGGCGTCCGCTGCGGCGACCGCCGCATCCACGCTCATGTGGCCACCGATCGCGGCGATGCCGATGCTGGTGCCGACCACCAGGCGTCCCGCGCCCCATGGCACGCTGAGCGTGCGCACCGATTCCAGCAGGTCACTGGCGATGCGCCGCGCGCGCCGGAGCGAGCAGCCAGCCAGGATCACCGCGAATTCATCGCCGCCCAGCCGTGCCACGATGTCCGAATCGCGCACGCCATGCCGGAGCACGGTGGCGACCGCCCACAGCATGGCGTCTCCCGCCAGGTGGCCGTGGCTGTCATTGATCGGCTTGAAGTTGTCCAGGTCGATGAACATCAGCGAGGCCGACTGCCCGGTGCGGGCCACCCGGGTGATGGCCTCCTGCAGGTGCGCTTCGAAGCCGCGCCGGTTGCTCAGCTCGGTCAACGGGTCGACTTCGGCCAGGTGGCGGGCCTCGCGCTGGCGGGCGCGCTGCTGGGTCACATCACGGATCACCCACACTGTGCCACTCACCTGCCCGTCCTCGCCCTGCAGCCAGGCCCGGGTCAGGTCCACTGGCACCAACTGCGCCCCCACCGACAGCAGCAGGTCCGAATGCAGGTCCACCGCATTGCTCTCCGCGTCCAGCAGCACGGCCAGGTCCAGCGGCGAGCGCGGGGCGTATTCGGTGGTCAGCTCCATCACGTCCTGGACCTGGCTGCCGGTGACCGGCGCGGCGCCCTCGCCGGCGAGCGCGCGGGTGGCGGCCGCATTGGCGTACTGGATGTGCCCCGCCATATCCAGGGTGAGCACCATGTCCGCGACCGCATCGAGGGTCACCCGGGTGCGGTGCTCCGATTCGCGCAGCTGCTGGCCGCTGGAGCGCTGCACGGTGACGTCCTGGATCTGCGAGACGAAATGCAGTGGCTCGCCGTGCGGCGCACGCACCAGCGATACCGACAGCCGGCCCCAGACCACGTTGCCGCCCTTGCCCAGGTACCGCTTCTCCATGTGGTAGTGGTCGCGGCGACCGGCCAGCAGGTCACCCACCAGGGCCAGGTCGGCATGCAGGTCGTCGGGATGGGTCAGGGTCTGGAAATCAATCTCCAGCAGCTCGGCGCGCGTGTAGCCGAGAATGCCGCACAGCGCGTCGTTGACGTCCAGCCAGCGCCCTTCCAGCGACACCAGTGCCATGCCGAGCGCGGCCGACGAGAAGGCACCCGCGAATTTCTCCGCCGCCAGGTAGGCCTGCTCGCGCATTTCCAGCAGCGGGGTGATGTCCACCGCCATGCCGACGTAGCCCATGCGCTGGCCGCTGCCCGAATCCAGCGGACTGATCGACAGCCGCACCTGCCGGTGCTCGCCGTCCTTGCGCACGAAGGTCCACTGGTGCGACCAGGTGCCCTGCGCGGCGTGTGCGGTAAGCGCTTCGAACACCGTCGGCAGGCGCCCCTCGGCATCGGCCAGGGGCCGCAGGTAATCCTGCATTTCATGGAGCTCATGGAACAGGCCCGGATTGACCTGGCCGATCACTTCTTCCGGCGTGTAGCCCAGCAGCTTCTGCGCACCGGTATTGAACAGGTTGACCACGCCATGGATGTCGGTGGCGATCACCGCTACCTCGTCGGACGCATCGACCACCGCCTGCAGGCGCTGGCGGGTGTCCGCCGCGTCTTCGCGTGCGTTCTGCAGGTCGCTGACATCGGCATGCGCGCCGGCCATGCGCAGTGGCCGGCCTTCGGCGTCCCGTTCGTAGACACGCCCGCGGTCCTGTACCCAGATCCAGTGTCCCTGCTTGTGGCGCATGCGGCACAGGCTGTCGTAGTGCGGCGACCGTCCGTCCAGGTGCTCACGCAGCAGCGCATTGGATTGCGCCAGGTCATCGGGATGGACCAGCCGGGAGAAGGTCTGCGATGTGATCGGCGACAGCTCCTCGCGGGTGTAGCCGACGATCTGCGCCCAGCGTTCGTTGACCCGCATGGCACCGGTCTGGCAGTTCCACTCCCAGGTACCCATCGCGGTGCCGTCGATGATCATTTCCAGCCGGCGGCGCTGTTCGATTGCCTCCTGCAGTGCGTCGGCCGGCGGCGGCATGGGTTTCATGCGCGCACGCCGACGGCGCCAGGGGTGGCGCCATCGCACCGGCCTGGACCGCAGTATCCCGCGTGCTGATCTTTCATCTGGCCTCCCGCTCCCCGCCTAGCGTACCGGCATTCAACGGGAAACGGGATCAAGCCCTCGTCACGCCCACGCGGGGCGGGGCTCAGCCGCCGCGCTTGGCCCGCGCGAAGGCGTCGGCCAGGGCGTTGTTGGCCGGCGGCGCACCGCTGCCCGGGCGCGGGCCGGGAGCCGGGCCACGGCCTCCCTGGCGGGCGCCGCCACCACCACCGCCGTCACGCCGACCGCCGCCGGCCGGGCGCGCATCGCGTTCGCCGGGGGCCTTGGCCGGGGCCGGGGTATCGTCCAGGCGCCGGGTCAGCGCGATGCGCTTGCGGGCCACATCGACCTCCAGCACCTTCACCTTGACGATGTCGCCGGCCTTGACCACGTCGCGCGGGTCTTTGACATAGGTGTCGGACAGGGCCGAAATGTGGATCAGGCCGTCCTGGTGTACGCCGATGTCCACGAACGCGCCGAACGCGGCGACGTTGCTGACCACGCCTTCCAGCACCATGCCCGGCTTGAGGTCCTTGATCTCTTCCACCCCCTCGGCAAAGCGCGCGGCCTTGAACTCCGGGCGCGGGTCGCGGCCGGGCTTCTCCAGTTCCTTGAGGATGTCGCGCACGGTCGGCACGCCGAAGGTGTCGTCGGTGAACTGTTCGGCCTTCAGTCCGCGCAGGAAGCTGCCATCGCCGATCAGCGCCTTGATCGGGCGCGCGGTGGCGGCCACGATCCGCTCCACCACCGGGTACGCTTCCGGGTGCACCGAGGACGCATCCAGCGGCTGGTCGCCGTCGGCAATGCGCAGGAAGCCGGCACACTGTTCAAAGGTCTTGTCGCCCAGGCGCGGCACCTTGAGCAGGTCCTTGCGGCGCTTGAACGGACCGTTTTCGTCGCGGTGGCGCACGATGTTCTCGGCCACGGTCGAGGACAACCCCGACACCCGCGACAGCAGCGCGGCAGAAGCGGTGTTGACGTGCACGCCGACCGCGTTGACGCAGTCTTCCACGCGCGCATCCAGCGCGCGCGCCAGCCGGTACTGGTCCACGTCGTGCTGGTACTGGCCCACGCCAATCGCCTTGGGTTCGATCTTGACCAGCTCGGCCAGTGGATCCTGCAGGCGGCGGGCGATGGAGACCGCGCCACGGATCGACACGTCCAGGTCCGGGAATTCCTTCGCCGCGAACTCCGACGCCGAATACACCGAGGCGCCGGCTTCGCTGACCACGATCTTCTGCAGCTTGGCTTCGCCCAGCGCCTGGATCACTTCACCGGCGAGCTTGTCGGTTTCGCGGCTGGCGGTGCCGTTGCCGATCGCGATCAGTTCCACGTTGTGCTTCATGCACAGCTGTTTGATGGTCTGCAGCGACTGGTCCCACTGGCGGCGGGGTTCATGCGGGTAGATGGTGTCGGTGGCCACCAGCTTGCCGGTGGCATCGACCACGGCGATCTTGCAGCCGGTGCGGATGCCCGGGTCCAACCCGAGCACGGTCTTGGGACCGGCCGGCGCCGCCAGCAGCAGGTCCTTGAGGTTGTCACCGAACACGGCGATGGCCTCGGCCTCGGCCTTTTCACGGGCCTGGTTGAACAGGTCCAGCAGCAGGTGCATGTGCAGCTTGGCGCGCCAGGTCAGGCGGCAGGCGTCGAGCAGCCAGCGGTCGCCCGGGCGGCCGGCGTCGCGGATGCCGGCCTTGAACGCCACGCGGCCTTCGGCATACACGTGCCCGGCCTCGGCGTCGCTGCCCGGGTCCAGTTCCAGGAACAGGATGTCCTCGCGGCGCGCGCGGAACAGCGCCAGCAGGCGGTGCGAGGGAATCTTCGCCAGCCCCTCGGCGTGCTCGAAGTAGTCGCGATACTTGGCGCCCTGCTCTTCCTTGCCTTCGGCCACGCGCGCACGGATCACGCCGTGCTCGCCCAGCCAGGCGCGCAGCTCACCGACCAGCGCGGCGTCTTCGCCCCAGCGCTCCATCAGGATCGCGCGCGCGCCTTCCAGCGCGGCCTTGGTGTCGGCCACGCCCTTGTCGGCGTCGACGAAGCCGGCCGCGAACACCTGCGGATCCAGGCCCGGGTCGGCCAGCAGGCCGTCGGCGAGCGGTTCCAGCCCGGCTTCGCGGGCGATCTGCGCGCGGGTGCGGCGCTTGGGCTTGTACGGCAGGTACAGATCCTCCAGGCGCGACTTGGTGTCCGCGCCGAGGATGTCGTTGCGCAGTTCGTCGCTGAGCTTGCCCTGTTCGTCGATGCTGGCCAGCACCGCCGCGCGGCGCTCTTCCAGCTCGCGCAGGTAGGTCAGCCGGCTTTCCAGGTTGCGCAGCTGGGTGTCGTCCAGGCCGCCGGTGACTTCCTTGCGGTAGCGGGCGATGAACGGAACGCTGGCACCTTCGTCGAGCAGGGCGATGGCGGCGTGCGCCTGGGCAGGCTGGGCACCGATTTCATCGGCGATGGTCTGGGCGATCTGCTGGGCGAGCTTGAGGTCTGGCATTGCGTCCGGCCGAAGCCACTATGCGGAAAACACCGATTGTGGCAACGCCGGGCGGCGGGGGAAACCCGTTGACATTCCCGAAAAATGCCCATGCCGACCAGCGGTCGGCATCTACCGGTAATGCTGGGCTGCGCGGACCCTGACCGCCTCATCCTGCAACGACTCCAGGGCCATCACCCGGACCCTGCCCAGGCCCTGCAGTTCCATGAAGCGCTCGGTGTAGATCTCAGTGCCGATGTCGGTATCGGCACGTGATTTGGTGAAGCCGTGGGGCACCAGGCCCTTGTCGCCATCCTTGCTACCACCGACATAAAGAACGATTGCCATGTGATGTGTTCCTCCAGAAACGTCATGCAGGTACTGCCAGCACAGCTTAGCGCGCCCAACCTGACTGGTGTGTCAGAGGCTAATGACGTTTGTTTGCATGCAGATGACGTCGCGTTACCGGCGCATTGCTTACCGTTTTTTTAACGGCCACCAGCCGTGACCGTGCAGCGCGTACAGATCCGCCGCGCGCTCGAACGGGTTGCGCGCGCTCACCCCACCGCACAGCAGGTAAACCGGCAGGTAGAACGGCCCCAGCACCAGGTACTGGTAGACATGCGCGCGTTCGTGGTCGTGCAGGCCGATCACGGGCTCGGTGCAGTGTCCGGCCTGGTGCGCATAGGTGCGGCAGGGGATCTCCAGGCTGGCACCGGTGTGCAGGATCACGTTGCCCAGGGTGATCGCCCCGCCCGGCCCCCAAGGGTACTCTCGGAACACCAGCGCACAGTCGCGCCGGCTCCAGTACGGGCGCGCGCCGGCCAGCATGCCGGCCAGCCCGCCCAGCACGCCGATCAGGGTGTTGGGCGCGGTCCAGACCGCACCCAGCCCCTGCAGCGCGCGCAGCGCCGGTGGCGGCAGGCTCAATCGGCCTCGTTGGGGATCAGCAGCCACAGCACCAGGTACACCAGGATGCCCGGGAACGCCGCCGACGCCAGCGACACCAGCACGAACAGGACGCGCAGCAGGGTCGGGCTCCAGCCGAAACGGTGGGCGATGCCGCCCATCACCCCGGCAATCATGCGGTCGTTGAGCGAACGCGACAGCGTGCGGGGGGCGGTGGTGTTCATGGCGAGGTCCTCCAACGGTAATGGGGGAACGGTAGCGCAGCGGGTGTGTAGCCGATGCGTTTTGAATGGAGCGGCGGGCCGGCCCGGTTCAGCGCGGCTGGCGCAGCGCCTGCAGGCGCGCGCCGAACCACGCCGCCGCGGTCTGCTCGGGCTGGCCCGGGCACGCAATCCGATACGCCTTGCCGCTGATGCTGCTCTGGCTGGCGGCCCGCTCGATGAACTGCTCGGCGGTATCCACTTTGTCTTTTTTCAGCAGGTAATCGTACTTGCGCTGCAGGTGCGCGCGCGCCTCGGCGGCATCGTGCCAGCTGCCGTTGCGCTGGAAGCGGCAGGACGACCCGTCCAGCGCACCGATCAGGGCGCCAATCTCGCGCCGGGCCGCCTCGCTGGGCGCTGCCGACGCGCTGCCGGCGGTGGCGGCCAGCAGGATGGCCAGCAACGCGCTCTTTCGGATATCCATCAGCTGCGCTCCGCCAGCCAGGCCGAAATGGTGCCCGGCACTTCGCGCTGGGCGCGGCCGGAGACGTAGATGCCGATATGGCCGCCGCGGAAGCTGCTTTCGGTGTAGTCGGTGCTGCCGATCCGCGCGCCCATCGCGCGCGAGGCATCCGGCGGCACCAGGTGATCCTGCTCGGCGTAGATGTTCAGCACCGGCAGGGTGACCTGGCGCAGGTCGACATGCTCCTCGCCGATCGTCACCCCGTCACGCATCAGGCCGTTGCCCTGGTAGAACTGCTTGATGAAGTCACGGAAGGCCTCACCGGCCAGATCGGGCGAATCGAAGATCCACTTCTCCATGCGCAGGAAGTCCTGCAGTGCGGCCTTGTCATCGAGGATGTCCAGCAACCCCACGTACTTCTGGATGTTGAGCCGGAACGGCTTGAGCATCAGGTAACTGGCGTTCATCAGGTCGGCCGGGATGTTGCCCAGCGTGTCCACCAGCAGGTCCACGTCCACCTGCCGCGCCCAGTGCGAAAGCATGTTGTCCGGGGTCTGGAAATCCACCGGGGTCACCATGGTGATCAGGTTGGCCAGTTTCGGCTGGCGCAGCGCGGCGTAGCACAGCGCGAACACGCCGCCCTGGCAGACGCCCAGCATGTTGACCGGTGCGCCGTCGTTGGCGGCGACCAGGTGGTCGACGGCGCCCTCCACATAGCGCAGCAGATAGTCTTCCAGGGTCTGGTAGCGCTCGGAGCGGTCCGGGTAGCCCCAGTCCAGCACGTACACGTCGTGCCCCAGCGCCAGCAGGCGCTGGACCAGCGACCGGTCGGCCTGCAGGTCCACCATGTAGGGGCGGTTGACCAGCGCGTACACGATCAGCAGCGGGGTGCGCTGCACCGGCGCCTGCTCACCGACGAAGCGGTACAGCGTGACCTTGCCGTCGCGCCAGACTTCCTCGCGCGCGGTGGCGCCGTAATCCACGTCCTCCACCGACGGCAGCAGCTTCAGGCCATCCATCAGCTTGCGCTGCATGGACAGCGTTTCCTGCAGCAGGTCTTCGGCATTGAAACCCAGCGGTCCCTTCATGGGGCCGCCTTGCGCGCACGCGGCTTGGGCGCGGCCTTCTTCGCGGGCTTTTTCGCAGGCTTCTTTTCCGGCGTGCCGGCAGCGGGCGACGGCGACTGCCTGGTTGCCGCCGCCATGCGCCGTACCAGCCGTTCCAGTTCGGTGATGCGCCGGTGCGCGGCATCCATCTCGGTGCGGGTCGGCAGACCGAACGCCTCGCTGATCCGCTCCACTTCCTGCTGCGCTGCGCCGCGCAGGCGCATCTGCGCGTTGCCCAGCGCGGCGTAGACCTGCTGGAACGGTTCGGACATCGCGACTTTGCCGTAGGCTTCTTCGGCCGCCTCGATCCACAGGTCGAACATCGCGCGCGCACTGGTCAGCTGGTTGCCCGGCTGCTCATGCTCGGCAAGGCGCTGCTCGAACAGGGTGAACGCATCGTCCAGCGCCTGCTTGATCTGGTCCACGTAGTCACGGGCGTGGCCTTGGTACTCTTGCTGGGCGCGCAGCAGCGCCTGCCAGCGCGCCTGGTGTTCGCGACCGGGGCCGAACGCGGGGCTCTGCAGCCACGGCCCGAGGTCCTGCTGCAGCCGTTCCAGCAGCGCCAGCAGATCCGGCCCACCGGCCTGGGTATGCCCGCGTGCGCCCTGCAGCATCCACTTGAGCAGGCCGTCGCCCTGCCCCTCCACCGCCTCGCGCCACGCCTGGGCGATATCGGCACTGCTGCTGTCCTGGCCGGCGAAACGCGCGGCCACCTGCTGCATGGTGCCGTACCAGCCGCCGGCCTGCTCGCGGAACCGGTGCACGGCGTCCTCGGATTGGCGGTTGCCCGGGTTGGACATCAGCTGCGCCCAGCCCTCGATGGTCTGCTGCCAGGTGCCCGGCGCGGCGCCGGTGGGGTCGCCCCCGGGCGGGGCCGCGGCGTGCCGCAGCGCATCGCCCCAGGCGCTGAAGTACTGCCGGGCCAGCGCCTCGAAGTCGCCTGCGTCGTGGCCGCCGCCGGCGGTATTCATGGCTTGGGAATGCGCAGGGTCTTGCTGATCATCAGCGACCCTGACAGCGCGAACAGCAGCACCAGCGGGTGCAGCTGCCACGGCCCCAGCTGCCAGCGCCCGAGCCACAGGTCATGGCCGATCGCGCCCATGCTGGCGGCAACGGCCAGCACCACCACCAGCGCCAGGCTGGTCGGAATGGGCGTGCCCTCGAAGTACGGCACCTTGTCGCCATCGCCGGCCAGCGCTTCGGCGGTCACGTTGTAGCGGGCCAGGCGGCTCACCCCGCAGCAGACGAAGTAGCTCAG
This is a stretch of genomic DNA from Stenotrophomonas rhizophila. It encodes these proteins:
- a CDS encoding Tex family protein, encoding MPDLKLAQQIAQTIADEIGAQPAQAHAAIALLDEGASVPFIARYRKEVTGGLDDTQLRNLESRLTYLRELEERRAAVLASIDEQGKLSDELRNDILGADTKSRLEDLYLPYKPKRRTRAQIAREAGLEPLADGLLADPGLDPQVFAAGFVDADKGVADTKAALEGARAILMERWGEDAALVGELRAWLGEHGVIRARVAEGKEEQGAKYRDYFEHAEGLAKIPSHRLLALFRARREDILFLELDPGSDAEAGHVYAEGRVAFKAGIRDAGRPGDRWLLDACRLTWRAKLHMHLLLDLFNQAREKAEAEAIAVFGDNLKDLLLAAPAGPKTVLGLDPGIRTGCKIAVVDATGKLVATDTIYPHEPRRQWDQSLQTIKQLCMKHNVELIAIGNGTASRETDKLAGEVIQALGEAKLQKIVVSEAGASVYSASEFAAKEFPDLDVSIRGAVSIARRLQDPLAELVKIEPKAIGVGQYQHDVDQYRLARALDARVEDCVNAVGVHVNTASAALLSRVSGLSSTVAENIVRHRDENGPFKRRKDLLKVPRLGDKTFEQCAGFLRIADGDQPLDASSVHPEAYPVVERIVAATARPIKALIGDGSFLRGLKAEQFTDDTFGVPTVRDILKELEKPGRDPRPEFKAARFAEGVEEIKDLKPGMVLEGVVSNVAAFGAFVDIGVHQDGLIHISALSDTYVKDPRDVVKAGDIVKVKVLEVDVARKRIALTRRLDDTPAPAKAPGERDARPAGGGRRDGGGGGGARQGGRGPAPGPRPGSGAPPANNALADAFARAKRGG
- a CDS encoding PspC domain-containing protein yields the protein MNTTAPRTLSRSLNDRMIAGVMGGIAHRFGWSPTLLRVLFVLVSLASAAFPGILVYLVLWLLIPNEAD
- a CDS encoding DUF5329 domain-containing protein; its protein translation is MDIRKSALLAILLAATAGSASAAPSEAARREIGALIGALDGSSCRFQRNGSWHDAAEARAHLQRKYDYLLKKDKVDTAEQFIERAASQSSISGKAYRIACPGQPEQTAAAWFGARLQALRQPR
- the phaC gene encoding class III poly(R)-hydroxyalkanoic acid synthase subunit PhaC, translated to MKGPLGFNAEDLLQETLSMQRKLMDGLKLLPSVEDVDYGATAREEVWRDGKVTLYRFVGEQAPVQRTPLLIVYALVNRPYMVDLQADRSLVQRLLALGHDVYVLDWGYPDRSERYQTLEDYLLRYVEGAVDHLVAANDGAPVNMLGVCQGGVFALCYAALRQPKLANLITMVTPVDFQTPDNMLSHWARQVDVDLLVDTLGNIPADLMNASYLMLKPFRLNIQKYVGLLDILDDKAALQDFLRMEKWIFDSPDLAGEAFRDFIKQFYQGNGLMRDGVTIGEEHVDLRQVTLPVLNIYAEQDHLVPPDASRAMGARIGSTDYTESSFRGGHIGIYVSGRAQREVPGTISAWLAERS
- the phaE gene encoding class III poly(R)-hydroxyalkanoic acid synthase subunit PhaE; its protein translation is MNTAGGGHDAGDFEALARQYFSAWGDALRHAAAPPGGDPTGAAPGTWQQTIEGWAQLMSNPGNRQSEDAVHRFREQAGGWYGTMQQVAARFAGQDSSSADIAQAWREAVEGQGDGLLKWMLQGARGHTQAGGPDLLALLERLQQDLGPWLQSPAFGPGREHQARWQALLRAQQEYQGHARDYVDQIKQALDDAFTLFEQRLAEHEQPGNQLTSARAMFDLWIEAAEEAYGKVAMSEPFQQVYAALGNAQMRLRGAAQQEVERISEAFGLPTRTEMDAAHRRITELERLVRRMAAATRQSPSPAAGTPEKKPAKKPAKKAAPKPRARKAAP